Proteins from a genomic interval of Methanoplanus endosymbiosus:
- a CDS encoding YwqI/YxiC family protein, with the protein MKIRDFTRRGGRQKNIPNCVPNVTESPVLRNIIVFCLLIAALSFAGCISADLADDSQKYPGISYEGSPEYEESLYDFKFRDNIASLNIPVDSNLYNTAKNTDKSAYLTDEESSTNEWSKEYYKSFINDPDLEETYGSVISGLQGIKTGMNLDDDGYAELITAFVQSIPYKTDNENPDPKFPVETVYEKSGDCDDKSILLAGLLQKEGYDVVLFEFIDEEHMGVGILSPGCGYAGTDYAYIEATDINLIGWPDITLDGDIKITEKPFVIPVAGGDKGYGKCKEVMAIYEKYQNSGNKIDELEPEISRLKRETESLHAEILTMDSEMEGLETSGKVKRYNDLVPEYNSLVKDYQALNSEYKDILNEYNGYVEIHNMIIDNQHDRQGLYEYLF; encoded by the coding sequence ATGAAAATTCGGGATTTTACCAGGAGAGGCGGCAGACAGAAAAATATTCCAAATTGTGTACCGAATGTTACAGAAAGCCCTGTTTTAAGGAATATAATTGTATTTTGTCTTCTGATTGCAGCACTTTCTTTTGCCGGGTGTATATCAGCAGACTTAGCTGATGACAGTCAGAAATATCCGGGAATATCATATGAAGGCAGTCCGGAATATGAAGAATCACTTTATGATTTTAAATTCCGGGACAATATAGCCTCATTAAATATTCCGGTTGACAGCAATCTCTACAATACTGCAAAAAATACAGATAAAAGCGCTTATCTTACTGACGAAGAGAGCAGCACAAATGAGTGGTCAAAGGAATATTATAAATCTTTCATAAATGACCCTGATCTTGAAGAGACATATGGATCTGTAATATCCGGACTTCAGGGCATCAAAACAGGAATGAATCTTGATGATGACGGTTATGCAGAATTAATTACAGCTTTTGTCCAGTCCATACCCTATAAAACTGATAATGAAAACCCGGACCCAAAATTTCCGGTTGAGACAGTATATGAAAAGAGCGGGGACTGTGACGACAAGAGCATTCTTCTGGCAGGGCTTTTACAGAAGGAAGGTTATGACGTTGTTCTCTTTGAATTCATTGATGAAGAGCATATGGGTGTCGGAATTCTCTCGCCAGGATGCGGATATGCAGGAACTGATTATGCCTACATCGAAGCAACAGATATAAATCTCATCGGGTGGCCTGATATTACTCTTGACGGTGACATAAAAATTACCGAAAAACCGTTTGTAATTCCGGTTGCGGGCGGAGATAAAGGATATGGCAAATGCAAAGAAGTAATGGCAATATATGAGAAATATCAGAATTCCGGGAATAAAATTGATGAACTCGAACCTGAGATTAGCAGACTGAAAAGAGAGACTGAGTCGCTCCATGCCGAAATTCTGACAATGGATTCTGAGATGGAAGGGCTTGAGACTTCAGGGAAGGTTAAACGTTATAATGACCTTGTTCCGGAATACAACTCACTTGTTAAAGATTACCAGGCACTGAACTCAGAATATAAAGATATTCTGAATGAATATAATGGATATGTAGAGATTCACAATATGATCATTGATAATCAGCACGATCGTCAGGGACTTTATGAATATTTATTCTGA